The following coding sequences lie in one Phaenicophaeus curvirostris isolate KB17595 chromosome 5, BPBGC_Pcur_1.0, whole genome shotgun sequence genomic window:
- the LOC138721388 gene encoding inositol 1,4,5-trisphosphate receptor-interacting protein-like 1 → MAATAFLVRVFLSLIPGLPMAGDDLDEATRERMARHALFLEKEAARLWQVVEERSLELKTQKQWDVARVALHSTALQQWHLWVIAGGLVLLLGLCWCFRKRSRAADSSSAEERAGCKTLKVEEEEEEEEEVEEEEKEVEEEEEESEGEGSDDERDRVGISERRSCRPVQYVMYSCLVVEDLVDELLSVVHKQLCESFYPVPPQAISVGTSFEGWFPCDGDAVHQLLLPLKAPRGHTFNLELGTAREMPAGDPRIHVELECTCTGQQMKENMTCFLHHSRKDITKNQDPSLLHTLCTGCYLDVHKTAHWFQNLTMSAWRDVPQLCCYNMKTLPSSRSCRLELTSASGRTFFIELIFGVQHGDSDIFLSSQAPDDTSTPSTTWPVTYAVAEAKFFKYVARQVPPGRVHLKCLHYCAHVLTGTSFSTYTFKTAVMHLLTTIPFSDWRSRYVLLRLRDIMLYMHCCLKEKCLKHFFLGNENVPEEISLPPSFRKAEPLNLFQRLTQDLAAYAEALRDFQQLQYQFVRLCEETLKEVSMHRV, encoded by the coding sequence ATGGCTGCCACAGCATTCCTCGTCCGTGTGTTCCTATCCCTCATCCCGGGCCTGCCGATGGCTGGTGATGATCTGGATGAGGCCACGCGTGAGCGCATGGCACGGCATGCCCTGTTTCTGGAGAAGGAGGCGGCTCGGCTATGGCAGGTGGTAGAGGAGAGGTCCCTGGAGCTGAAGACACAGAAGCAGTGGGACGTTGCCAGGGTAGCACTGCACTCTACTGCCTTGCAGCAGTGGCACCTCTGGGTGATTGCTGGAGGcctggtcctgctcttgggCCTCTGCTGGTGCTTTAGGAAAAGGAGCCGTGCGGCAGACAGCAGCAGCGCTGAGGAAAGGGCTGGCTGCAAAACGttgaaggtggaggaggaggaggaggaagaagaggaggtggaggaggaagagaaggaggttgaagaggaggaggaagaaagtgaaGGAGAAGGTTCTGATGATGAGAGGGATCGGGTTGGGATTTCTGAAAGGCGCTCTTGCAGGCCAGTGCAGTATGTGATGTACAGTTGCCTGGTGGTGGAGGATCTGGTGGATGAACTCCTCTCGGTTGTCCACAAGCAGTTGTGTGAGAGTTTCTACCCTGTGCCGCCACAAGCCATCAGTGTGGGCACTTCCTTCGAAGGCTGGTTTCCCTGTGATGGTGATGCTgtccaccagctgctcctgcccctgaaGGCACCTCGCGGCCACACCTTCAACCTGGAGCTTGGCACCGCAAGGGAGATGCCAGCAGGAGACCCCCGCATCCACGTGGAGCTGGAGTGCACCTGCACAGGGCAGCAGATGAAGGAGAACATGACCTGCTTCCTCCACCATTCTCGGAAGGACATCACAAAAAACCAGGACCCCAGCCTCCTACACACCCTCTGCACAGGCTGCTACCTAGATGTGCACAAAACTGCCCACTGGTTCCAGAACCTCACAATGTCAGCCTGGAGGGATGTGCCTCAGCTGTGTTGCTACAACATGAAGACTCTGCCCTCCAGCCGGtcctgcaggctggagctgaCAAGTGCCTCTGGAAGAACCTTCTTCATTGAGTTGATCTTTGGGGTGCAGCACGGAGACTCGGACATCTTCCTAAGTAGCCAGGCTCCAGACGACACCTCCACCCCAAGCACTACGTGGCCAGTGACCTACGCTGTGGCCGAGGCAAAGTTCTTCAAGTATGTGGCCAGGCAGGTGCCACCCGGCCGTGTCCACCTCAAATGCCTTCACTACTGCGCCCACGTCCTGACGGGCACAAGCTTTTCCACCTATACCTTCAAGACAGCTGTCATGCACCTCCTGACCACAATCCCCTTCTCAGATTGGCGCAGCAGGTATGTGCTACTGCGGCTGCGAGACATCATGCTATACATGCActgctgcctgaaggagaagtGCCTCAAACACTTCTTCCTTGGCAATGAGAACGTGCCCGAGGAGATAAGCTTGCCGCCGTCCTTCAGAAAGGCCGAGCCACTCAATCTCTTCCAACGCCTCACACAGGATCTAGCGGCCTATGCCGAGGCGTTGCGTGATTTCCAACAGCTGCAATATCAATTCGTAAGGCTGTGTGAGGAGACGTTGAAAGAGGTCTCCATGCACAGAGTCTAA